A genomic stretch from Euwallacea fornicatus isolate EFF26 chromosome 10, ASM4011564v1, whole genome shotgun sequence includes:
- the LOC136341480 gene encoding titin isoform X1, translating to MKRPPGLWILLSAGVLWLSLQDVYGIRATALIFSKSTTSSTTEATSSSLPEENSNTETASNTSEDLQSANKTGVENSNSSEPVLTGNPQLDYIYDPNLPKELNGYNLSEYPFYERVPEEIDFKCDGLHDGFYASVPHKCQVYHHCLSGTRYDFLCANYTAFDQKIFNCHFVSEVDCQNSKQFWHRNDALYQAPSTTTTAPINLRAAIYTTAPPEVADSITLGVRRPTAGVGSGGARRPVRPGSRRRRPYYDDEYYDDEYDLDEYYDERPRPRRKRPRPRPRPVYDEDYDSYDGDRYEIRRVNGRRRPYWRRNKDRRQPDVEDEEMDDRLSDEDLAEGRRRQKPTEDRRKHLPDEESEERSRPVRPKSTRKTNRRPIQDEYGDDEEPQSDDNHAYDQRPRKRPKESKNNEPVTSLDGRPIIKPATGTIYDRPRVAPKINLPVPKNAADKFAYKAIGSSKSAAATTTTTEAPLEEEYDIEEYEEPIRKPLRSNTRNSKPENKWEKPKSEESRTQSSVHRPRTKRPEPEDEERESKPKYSSSRSRYRPIPKKNPPLSEEYEDEDYADEIKEIETAKPSLRSEKKSVGTTTTTTTTPSTTTSTTTTTTEAAVVRKEPLMRIIKRPFLPSRGGNPYNSRGLQPLGLKAVDRPTSENESQESRIKDEDPEYVDDNRGKIEVPKDSSPLKPMFKPSPVIIKVPVRSKYIPPSAQASELIEPEPPRQQIYKSKNFPVSQTSPRPKVVEKNPLDLNEYDVTLNEALSPTLPNLPVRGFPTGFSSGSDYGYTTYSRPRYVLEPISNLPNQNYMFPNKRSQQRFEAVPQPQYSTINREYRQQQHSPTQAILSGY from the exons ATGAAACGACCTCCCGGACTGTGGATTCTTCTGTCGGCAG gTGTGTTGTGGCTGAGTCTGCAAGATGTTTACGGCATAAGGGCGACAGCACTGATATTCTCCAAATCAACGACCTCTTCTACCACGGAAGCCACATCGAGCTCGTTACCCGAAGAGAACAGTAACACAGAG ACTGCGAGTAATACCTCCGAAGATCTTCAAAGTGCTAACAAAACCGGAGTAGAAAACTCCAATAGTTCGGAACCCGTTCTGACTGGGAATCCTCAACTGGACTACATCTATGACCCCAATTTACCCAAAGAATTGAACGGATACAACCTTTCGGAGTACCCCTTCTATGAAAGG GTGCCCGAAGAAATAGATTTTAAATGTGATGGACTGCATGATGGATTTTATGCCAGCGTGCCACACAAATGTCAA gtTTATCACCACTGCCTTTCTGGAACAAGATACGACTTTTTATGTGCCAATTATACCGCCTTCgatcaaaaaattttcaactgtcACTTTGTCTCAGAAGTTGACTGCCAAAATTCCAAACAGTTTTGGCACAG aAATGACGCTCTTTATCAAGCCCCCTCAACAACTACAACTGCTCCAATTAATCTAAGAGCTGCCATTTACACAACTGCTCCTCCCGAAGTTGCAGATTCTATAACACTGGGTGTAAGAAGACCcacag cagGTGTTGGAAGCGGTGGTGCTCGTCGTCCTGTCAGACCGGGAAGCCGAAGGAGGAGACCTTATTATGATGACGAGTACTACGATGATGAATATGACTTGGATGAGTACTATGATGAAAGACCCAGACCTCGAAGAAAAAGACCGAGGCCTCGACCAAGGCCTGTTTACGATGAAGACTACGATAGTTACGACGGGGATAG ATATGAAATTAGACGGGTTAATGGAAGGCGTCGGCCATATTGGAGGAGAAACAAGGATAGAAGACAACCAGACGTGGAAGACGAAGAGATGGATGACAGACTCTCAGACGAAGACCTTGCCGaag gtCGCAGACGTCAGAAACCTACCGAAGATCGCCGTAAACACCTACCCGATGAAGAATCTGAAGAACGTAGCCGTCCGGTACGGCCAAAATCtacaagaaaaacaaacaGAAGACCCATTCAAGACGAGTACGGGGACGACGAAGAACCCCAATCGGATGATAATCATGCTTACGATCAACGTCCACGCAAAAGACCGAAGGAATCCAAAAACAATGAACCAGTGACCAGCTTGGACGGAAGACCGATAATCAAACCTGCCACTGGAACCATTTATGATCGTCCTAGAGTGGCGCCAAAAATCAATCTTCCTGTGCCCAAAAACGCCGCTGATAAGTTCGCCTACAAAGCAATCGGAAGCAGCAAGAGTGCTGCTGCCACTACCACCACCACGGAAGCGCCGCTCGAAGAAGAATATGATATTGAGGAATATGAAGAGCCAATAAGGAAACCGTTGAGATCAAACACACGCAACTCCAAACCGGAAAATAAGTGGGAGAAGCCCAAAAGTGAAGAGTCTCGTACTCAATCCAGTGTTCATAGGCCGAGAACGAAGAGACCTGAGCCCGAGGATGAAGAGAGGGAGAGTAAGCCGAAGTACAGCAGTTCGAGAAGCAGATATCGGCCGATCCCAAAGAAAAATCCCCCACTGAGTGAAGAGTATGAAGACGAGGACTACGCCgatgaaattaaagaaatcgAGACGGCGAAACCGAGTTTGAGAAGCGAAAAAAAGTCGGTGGGAACTACCACTACCACGACAACTACTCCAAGTACTACCACCAGCACAACGACAACAACCACTGAAGCAGCAGTTGTCAGGAAAGAACCTCTAATGAGGATAATTAAAAGGCCGTTTCTTCCGAGTCGAGGTGGAAACCCATACAATAGCAGAGGCCTTCAGCCTTTGGGATTGAAAGCTGTGGACAGGCCCACATCTGAAAATGAATCCCAAGAAAGTCGGATCAAAGACGAAGATCCGGAGTACGTAGACGACAATCGGGGTAAAATAGAGGTACCTAAAGATTCCTCCCCACTAAAACCGATGTTTAAACCTTCTCCTGTTATAATCAAAGTGCCTGTGCGCTCCAAATACATCCCTCCCAGTGCTCAAGCGTCAGAGTTAATCGAACCGGAACCTCCACGACAACAGATATACAAATCTAAGAATTTCCCTGTTTCTCAAACCAGTCCGCGTCCTAAAGTCGTTGAAAAAAACCCTTTAGATTTGAACGAATATGACGTAACCTTGAATGAAGCCTTAAGCCCAACATTGCCGAATTTACCAGTTCGCGGATTTCCGACAGGTTTTAGTTCTGGAAGTGATTATGGGTATACAACTTATTCGAGACCCAGATACGTCTTGGAACCCATTTCAAATCTTCCGAATCAGAATTACATGTTTCCAAATAAAAGGTCTCAACAACGGTTTGAGGCGGTGCCTCAACCGCAGTATAGTACTATAAATAGGGAGTATAGGCAGCAACAACACAGCCCAACGCAGGCGATCCTGTCTGGTTATTAG
- the LOC136341480 gene encoding titin isoform X2 encodes MKRPPGLWILLSAGVLWLSLQDVYGIRATALIFSKSTTSSTTEATSSSLPEENSNTETASNTSEDLQSANKTGVENSNSSEPVLTGNPQLDYIYDPNLPKELNGYNLSEYPFYERVPEEIDFKCDGLHDGFYASVPHKCQVYHHCLSGTRYDFLCANYTAFDQKIFNCHFVSEVDCQNSKQFWHRNDALYQAPSTTTTAPINLRAAIYTTAPPEVADSITLGVRRPTGVGSGGARRPVRPGSRRRRPYYDDEYYDDEYDLDEYYDERPRPRRKRPRPRPRPVYDEDYDSYDGDRYEIRRVNGRRRPYWRRNKDRRQPDVEDEEMDDRLSDEDLAEGRRRQKPTEDRRKHLPDEESEERSRPVRPKSTRKTNRRPIQDEYGDDEEPQSDDNHAYDQRPRKRPKESKNNEPVTSLDGRPIIKPATGTIYDRPRVAPKINLPVPKNAADKFAYKAIGSSKSAAATTTTTEAPLEEEYDIEEYEEPIRKPLRSNTRNSKPENKWEKPKSEESRTQSSVHRPRTKRPEPEDEERESKPKYSSSRSRYRPIPKKNPPLSEEYEDEDYADEIKEIETAKPSLRSEKKSVGTTTTTTTTPSTTTSTTTTTTEAAVVRKEPLMRIIKRPFLPSRGGNPYNSRGLQPLGLKAVDRPTSENESQESRIKDEDPEYVDDNRGKIEVPKDSSPLKPMFKPSPVIIKVPVRSKYIPPSAQASELIEPEPPRQQIYKSKNFPVSQTSPRPKVVEKNPLDLNEYDVTLNEALSPTLPNLPVRGFPTGFSSGSDYGYTTYSRPRYVLEPISNLPNQNYMFPNKRSQQRFEAVPQPQYSTINREYRQQQHSPTQAILSGY; translated from the exons ATGAAACGACCTCCCGGACTGTGGATTCTTCTGTCGGCAG gTGTGTTGTGGCTGAGTCTGCAAGATGTTTACGGCATAAGGGCGACAGCACTGATATTCTCCAAATCAACGACCTCTTCTACCACGGAAGCCACATCGAGCTCGTTACCCGAAGAGAACAGTAACACAGAG ACTGCGAGTAATACCTCCGAAGATCTTCAAAGTGCTAACAAAACCGGAGTAGAAAACTCCAATAGTTCGGAACCCGTTCTGACTGGGAATCCTCAACTGGACTACATCTATGACCCCAATTTACCCAAAGAATTGAACGGATACAACCTTTCGGAGTACCCCTTCTATGAAAGG GTGCCCGAAGAAATAGATTTTAAATGTGATGGACTGCATGATGGATTTTATGCCAGCGTGCCACACAAATGTCAA gtTTATCACCACTGCCTTTCTGGAACAAGATACGACTTTTTATGTGCCAATTATACCGCCTTCgatcaaaaaattttcaactgtcACTTTGTCTCAGAAGTTGACTGCCAAAATTCCAAACAGTTTTGGCACAG aAATGACGCTCTTTATCAAGCCCCCTCAACAACTACAACTGCTCCAATTAATCTAAGAGCTGCCATTTACACAACTGCTCCTCCCGAAGTTGCAGATTCTATAACACTGGGTGTAAGAAGACCcacag GTGTTGGAAGCGGTGGTGCTCGTCGTCCTGTCAGACCGGGAAGCCGAAGGAGGAGACCTTATTATGATGACGAGTACTACGATGATGAATATGACTTGGATGAGTACTATGATGAAAGACCCAGACCTCGAAGAAAAAGACCGAGGCCTCGACCAAGGCCTGTTTACGATGAAGACTACGATAGTTACGACGGGGATAG ATATGAAATTAGACGGGTTAATGGAAGGCGTCGGCCATATTGGAGGAGAAACAAGGATAGAAGACAACCAGACGTGGAAGACGAAGAGATGGATGACAGACTCTCAGACGAAGACCTTGCCGaag gtCGCAGACGTCAGAAACCTACCGAAGATCGCCGTAAACACCTACCCGATGAAGAATCTGAAGAACGTAGCCGTCCGGTACGGCCAAAATCtacaagaaaaacaaacaGAAGACCCATTCAAGACGAGTACGGGGACGACGAAGAACCCCAATCGGATGATAATCATGCTTACGATCAACGTCCACGCAAAAGACCGAAGGAATCCAAAAACAATGAACCAGTGACCAGCTTGGACGGAAGACCGATAATCAAACCTGCCACTGGAACCATTTATGATCGTCCTAGAGTGGCGCCAAAAATCAATCTTCCTGTGCCCAAAAACGCCGCTGATAAGTTCGCCTACAAAGCAATCGGAAGCAGCAAGAGTGCTGCTGCCACTACCACCACCACGGAAGCGCCGCTCGAAGAAGAATATGATATTGAGGAATATGAAGAGCCAATAAGGAAACCGTTGAGATCAAACACACGCAACTCCAAACCGGAAAATAAGTGGGAGAAGCCCAAAAGTGAAGAGTCTCGTACTCAATCCAGTGTTCATAGGCCGAGAACGAAGAGACCTGAGCCCGAGGATGAAGAGAGGGAGAGTAAGCCGAAGTACAGCAGTTCGAGAAGCAGATATCGGCCGATCCCAAAGAAAAATCCCCCACTGAGTGAAGAGTATGAAGACGAGGACTACGCCgatgaaattaaagaaatcgAGACGGCGAAACCGAGTTTGAGAAGCGAAAAAAAGTCGGTGGGAACTACCACTACCACGACAACTACTCCAAGTACTACCACCAGCACAACGACAACAACCACTGAAGCAGCAGTTGTCAGGAAAGAACCTCTAATGAGGATAATTAAAAGGCCGTTTCTTCCGAGTCGAGGTGGAAACCCATACAATAGCAGAGGCCTTCAGCCTTTGGGATTGAAAGCTGTGGACAGGCCCACATCTGAAAATGAATCCCAAGAAAGTCGGATCAAAGACGAAGATCCGGAGTACGTAGACGACAATCGGGGTAAAATAGAGGTACCTAAAGATTCCTCCCCACTAAAACCGATGTTTAAACCTTCTCCTGTTATAATCAAAGTGCCTGTGCGCTCCAAATACATCCCTCCCAGTGCTCAAGCGTCAGAGTTAATCGAACCGGAACCTCCACGACAACAGATATACAAATCTAAGAATTTCCCTGTTTCTCAAACCAGTCCGCGTCCTAAAGTCGTTGAAAAAAACCCTTTAGATTTGAACGAATATGACGTAACCTTGAATGAAGCCTTAAGCCCAACATTGCCGAATTTACCAGTTCGCGGATTTCCGACAGGTTTTAGTTCTGGAAGTGATTATGGGTATACAACTTATTCGAGACCCAGATACGTCTTGGAACCCATTTCAAATCTTCCGAATCAGAATTACATGTTTCCAAATAAAAGGTCTCAACAACGGTTTGAGGCGGTGCCTCAACCGCAGTATAGTACTATAAATAGGGAGTATAGGCAGCAACAACACAGCCCAACGCAGGCGATCCTGTCTGGTTATTAG